A single window of Luteipulveratus halotolerans DNA harbors:
- a CDS encoding DUF4190 domain-containing protein, which yields MTSLGCPRCGRAVKADAARCQGCGQPMGTGQPDPFAPPAHDRSPITYGTPPVPYAAQPAPYAPQPPAYPAQPAPYPPVPYAAQPAPYPMGPYGYAPSAYVPVETSGLAIGSLVASLLWVCGLGSLVAVVLGCIALGETRAGRRRGRGMAIAGIIIGVLGLAVAAIPFAIGIYDSATQPY from the coding sequence GCTGCCAGGGCTGCGGTCAGCCGATGGGCACCGGGCAGCCCGACCCGTTCGCGCCGCCCGCGCACGACCGCAGCCCCATCACCTACGGCACACCGCCGGTGCCGTACGCCGCCCAGCCCGCGCCGTACGCACCTCAGCCGCCGGCGTACCCGGCTCAACCCGCGCCGTACCCACCCGTGCCGTACGCCGCCCAGCCGGCGCCGTACCCGATGGGCCCCTACGGCTACGCGCCCTCGGCGTACGTGCCGGTCGAGACGTCCGGGCTGGCGATCGGCTCGCTCGTGGCGTCGTTGCTGTGGGTGTGCGGGCTCGGCTCGTTGGTCGCGGTGGTGCTGGGGTGCATCGCGCTCGGTGAGACCCGCGCCGGACGCCGCCGTGGTCGCGGCATGGCCATCGCCGGCATCATCATCGGCGTCCTCGGCCTGGCCGTGGCGGCGATCCCGTTCGCGATCGGCATCTACGACAGCGCTACCCAGCCGTACTGA